A window of Bos taurus isolate L1 Dominette 01449 registration number 42190680 breed Hereford chromosome 8, ARS-UCD2.0, whole genome shotgun sequence contains these coding sequences:
- the OR13J1D gene encoding olfactory receptor family 13 subfamily J member 1D — protein MEPVNSTEVSEFFLKGFSGYPALEHLLFPLCSAMYLVTLLGNTGIVAVSVLDAHLHTPMYFFLGNLSILDICYTSTFVPLMLVHLLSAQKTISFLGCALQMCLGLSTGSTECLLLTIMAYDRYLAICQPLRYPVLMSHRLCWLLAGAAWVFCLFMSVTETVIAMRLPFCGHRVVSHFACEILAVLKLACGDTSISEVFLLVGAILLLPVPLAFICLSYTLILATTLRVPSAAGRLKAFSTCSAHLAVVMLYYGTVIFMYMKPKSKEARISDEVFTVLYAVVTPMLNPVIYSLRNKEVKEAARKVWGRIQTSR, from the coding sequence ATGGAGCCAGTCAACAGCACAGAGGTGTCTGAGTTCTTCCTGAAAGGATTTTCAGGTTACCCTGCCCTGGAGCACCTGCTCTTCCCTCTGTGCTCAGCCATGTACCTGGTGACCCTGCTGGGGAACACAGGCATCGTGGCGGTCAGCGTGCTGGATGCCCACCtgcacacacccatgtacttcttcctgggCAACCTCTCCATCCTGGACATCTGCTACACGTCCACTTTTGTCCCCCTGATGCTTGTCCACCTCCTGTCAGCCCAGAAGACCATCTCCTTTCTTGGCTGCGCACTCCAGATGTGTCTGGGTCTGTCTACAGGCTCCACAGAGTGTCTGCTGCTCACCATCATGGCCTATGATCGCTACCTGGCCATCTGCCAGCCTCTTAGGTACCCCGTGCTGATGAGCCACCGGCTCTGCTGGTTGCTGGCGGGAGCCGCCTGGGTCTTCTGTCTCTTCATGTCAGTGACTGAGACAGTCATCGCCATGAGGCTGCCCTTCTGCGGCCACCGTGTGGTCAGTCACTTCGCCTGCGAGATCCTGGCAGTCCTGAAGCTGGCCTGTGGTGACACGTCCATCAGTGAGGTCTTCCTGCTGGTGGGTGCCATCTTGCTGCTGCCCGTGCCCCTGGCCTTCATCTGCCTGTCCTACACGCTTATCCTGGCCACCACCCTGAGGGTACCCTCAGCCGCCGGGCGCCTCAAAGCCTTCTCTACTTGCTCAGCACACCTGGCCGTGGTGATGCTTTACTACGGCACCGTTATCTTCATGTACATGAAACCCAAGAGCAAGGAGGCCCGTATCTCTGACGAGGTCTTCACGGTCCTCTATGCTgtggtcacacccatgctgaaccccgtcatctacagcctgaggaacaaGGAGGTGAAGGAGGCCGCCAGGAAGGTGTGGGGCAGGATACAGACCTCCAGGTGA
- the OR13E15 gene encoding LOW QUALITY PROTEIN: olfactory receptor 2S2 (The sequence of the model RefSeq protein was modified relative to this genomic sequence to represent the inferred CDS: inserted 1 base in 1 codon), which translates to MRWMETEMSGANQTVMTEFVLLGLHDHHNLEMVLFVLCLGIYSVNVLGNALLIGLNMLDSRLHIPMYFFLSNLALMDISGTSSFVPLMLVNFLETQSTISFSGCTLQMYLTQALGSTECVLLAMMACDRSVAICQPLCYSELMSWHTSMWMVVLSWGAGFANSLLHSNLTWSLPFCGHNIINHFCEILAVLKLACGDISLNALILTVSSAIVTLPPLLLIILSYVFILTAILRVPSAAGRHKAFSTCSAHLTVVVXFYGTISFMYFKPKAKDLYLDKFLALFYGVVTPSLNPIIYSLRNAEMKAAAIALLRGDLLSRKMARSPVVLKSIRQVCVC; encoded by the exons ATGAGATGGATGGAGACTGAGATGAGTGGGGCAAACCAGACGGTCATGACAGAGTTTGTCCTGCTGGGGCTACACGACCACCACAACCTAGAGATGGTCCTGTTTGTGCTCTGCCTGGGCATCTACTCTGTGAACGTGCTGGGGAATGCCCTCCTCATCGGGCTGAACATGCTGGACTCCCGCCTGCACatccccatgtacttcttcctcagcaACCTCGCCCTCATGGACATCTCTGGCACATCCTCCTTCGTGCCTCTCATGCTGGTCAACTTCCTGGAAACCCAGAGcaccatctccttctctggctGTACCCTGCAGATGTACCTGACCCAGGCACTAGGCTCCACGGAGTGCGTGCTCCTGGCCATGATGGCGTGTGACCGGTCCGTGGCCATCTGCCAGCCGCTTTGCTACTCAGAGCTCATGAGCTGGCACACGAGCATGTGGATGGTGGTGCTGAGCTGGGGGGCAGGCTTTGCCAACTCCCTTCTCCATTCCAATCTCACCTGGAGCCTCCCCTTCTGTGGCCACAATATCATCAACCACTTCTGTGAGATCTTGGCAGTGCTGAAACTCGCCTGTGGGGACATCTCTCTCAATGCACTGATATTAACGGTGTCTTCAGCTATTGTGACACTGCCCCCACTGCTGCTCATCATCCTGTCGTACGTGTTCATCCTCACTGCCATCCTGAGGGTGCCCTCTGCTGCCGGCCGGCACAAAGCCTTCTCTACCTGCTCTGCCCACCTCACAGTGGTGG ATTTCTATGGGACTATCTCCTTCATGTACTTCAAGCCCAAGGCCAAGGACCTCTACTTGGATAAGTTTCTTGCATTGTTCTACGGGGTCGTGACCCCATCGCTGAACCCCATCATCTACAGCCTAAGGAATGCAGAGATGAAAGCTGCTGCCATAGCTCTGCTGAGAGGAGACCTCCTCTCCAGGAAGATGGCCCGCTCTCCTGTTGTTCTCAAGTCCAtcaggcaggtgtgtgtgtgctga